Proteins co-encoded in one Klebsiella michiganensis genomic window:
- a CDS encoding nitrate/nitrite transporter NarK (involved in the transport of nitrate and nitrite) gives MSQSPVTEKSSGALITDWRPEDPQFWQQKGHRIASRNLWISVPSLLLAFCVWMLFSAVAVNLNKVGFTFTTDQLFMLTALPSVSGALLRVPYSFMVPVFGGRRWTAFSTGILIIPCVWLGFTVQDTSTSFNTFICISLLCGFAGANFASSMANISFFFPKAKQGGALGINGGLGNMGVSVMQLVAPLVISLSMFAVFGGKGVEQGDGTMLFLENAAWIWVPFLAVFTLAAWFGMNDLSASKASLREQLPVLKRGHLWILGLLYLATFGSFIGFSAGFAMLSKTQFPDVNILHFAFFGPLFGALARSAGGAISDRWGGTRVSLYNFILMAIFSALLFTTLPSDGQGGNFIAFFGVFLMLFLTAGLGSGSTFQMISVIFRKLTMDRVKAAGGSDEVALREAATDTAAALGFISAIGAIGGFFIPKAFGTSLALTGSPAGAMKLFLVFYIVCVVITWAVYGRKSSR, from the coding sequence ATGTCACAGTCTCCCGTTACCGAGAAGTCGTCGGGCGCACTGATTACCGACTGGCGGCCCGAAGATCCGCAGTTCTGGCAACAAAAGGGGCACCGGATCGCCAGTCGCAACCTGTGGATTTCCGTGCCAAGCCTGCTACTGGCTTTCTGCGTCTGGATGCTCTTCAGCGCGGTGGCGGTGAATTTGAATAAGGTTGGCTTTACGTTCACCACCGACCAACTGTTTATGCTCACGGCGCTACCGTCCGTTTCTGGCGCCCTGCTGCGCGTGCCGTATTCGTTTATGGTGCCCGTTTTTGGTGGCCGACGCTGGACGGCGTTCAGCACCGGCATTTTGATTATTCCGTGCGTCTGGCTTGGCTTTACCGTGCAGGACACCAGCACCTCGTTTAACACCTTCATATGCATCTCGCTGCTGTGCGGCTTTGCCGGGGCGAACTTTGCTTCCAGCATGGCAAACATCAGCTTCTTTTTCCCGAAGGCAAAGCAGGGCGGTGCCCTGGGGATTAACGGCGGGCTGGGGAATATGGGCGTGAGCGTGATGCAGCTGGTCGCCCCGCTGGTTATCTCCCTGTCGATGTTTGCCGTTTTCGGCGGTAAAGGCGTTGAACAGGGCGATGGCACGATGCTGTTTCTGGAAAATGCCGCGTGGATCTGGGTGCCGTTTCTGGCCGTTTTCACTTTAGCGGCCTGGTTCGGGATGAACGATCTCTCGGCGTCCAAAGCGTCCCTGCGTGAACAGCTGCCGGTGCTAAAGCGCGGCCACCTCTGGATTTTGGGTCTGCTGTACCTGGCCACATTTGGCTCGTTTATCGGTTTTTCCGCCGGGTTTGCGATGCTGTCTAAAACTCAGTTCCCGGACGTCAACATTCTGCATTTCGCCTTTTTTGGCCCGCTGTTTGGCGCGCTGGCACGTTCCGCCGGTGGAGCGATCTCCGACCGCTGGGGCGGGACGCGAGTCTCGTTGTATAACTTTATTCTGATGGCGATTTTCAGCGCGCTGCTGTTCACCACGCTGCCGTCTGACGGCCAGGGCGGGAACTTTATCGCCTTCTTTGGCGTGTTCCTGATGCTGTTCCTGACGGCCGGGCTGGGCAGCGGATCCACCTTCCAGATGATCTCCGTGATCTTCCGCAAGCTGACAATGGACAGAGTGAAAGCTGCCGGCGGCAGCGATGAAGTTGCCCTGCGAGAAGCCGCCACGGATACCGCCGCAGCGCTGGGCTTTATCTCGGCCATCGGGGCCATTGGCGGGTTCTTTATCCCTAAAGCCTTCGGCACGTCCCTGGCGCTCACCGGCTCGCCTGCCGGGGCGATGAAGCTGTTCCTCGTCTTCTATATCGTGTGCGTGGTCATCACCTGGGCCGTTTATGGCCGTAAATCTTCACGCTAA
- a CDS encoding invasin, protein MRRFAVPFLTLCCLLPRPGGAMSTSHNAAPAARNPFSSPADDLPNMGLAPETDAAARRIAAMAKKFGEDSMVDNGLDTGEQARLFAFTSLRDLLTDKVTDETQALLSPWGKANVNLRVDEHGNWSGSSGALFTPWQDNNRYLTWSQLGFSQQKNGATGNIGLGQRWVAGNWLLGYNSFYDNQLTTQLQRAGFGAEAWGEYLRLSANYYQPLNGWRAQTDTLEQRLARGYDVTAQAWLPFYRHIFTSLSFEQYFGDNVTLFDSDSGYRNPVAVTMGINYTPVPLITLTAQHKQGESGIAQDNLGLKLNYRFGVPLQKQLSADEVATTSSLRGSRYDSVERDSVPVMQFRQRKTLSVFLATPPWQLQPGETVLLKLQVKATHGIRRLVWQGDTQALSLTPPAQPLSADGWSIILPAWQDGAENNYHLSVTVEDAKGQKVTSNEIVLKPAAPLLITPESDPRYSLLPEE, encoded by the coding sequence ATGCGTAGATTTGCCGTTCCGTTTTTGACTTTGTGCTGCCTGCTCCCTCGTCCGGGAGGGGCAATGAGTACCTCACACAACGCCGCGCCTGCTGCCCGAAATCCTTTCTCTTCTCCCGCCGACGACCTGCCGAATATGGGCCTTGCGCCTGAAACCGATGCCGCCGCGCGCAGAATTGCCGCGATGGCGAAGAAGTTTGGCGAAGACAGCATGGTGGACAACGGGCTGGATACCGGCGAGCAGGCGCGACTGTTCGCCTTTACCAGTCTGAGGGATTTACTGACCGACAAAGTGACCGATGAAACCCAGGCTTTGCTTTCGCCCTGGGGCAAAGCCAACGTCAATTTACGGGTGGATGAGCACGGCAATTGGTCCGGCAGCAGCGGGGCGTTATTTACCCCCTGGCAGGACAACAATCGTTATCTGACCTGGAGCCAGCTCGGCTTTAGCCAGCAAAAAAACGGCGCCACCGGTAACATTGGGTTGGGACAGCGCTGGGTAGCCGGTAACTGGCTGCTGGGTTACAACTCGTTCTACGACAATCAGCTGACAACGCAGCTCCAGCGGGCGGGGTTTGGGGCGGAAGCCTGGGGGGAATACCTGCGGCTTTCGGCTAATTATTACCAGCCTTTGAACGGCTGGCGCGCGCAAACCGACACGCTCGAACAGCGCCTGGCCCGGGGCTACGATGTCACGGCGCAAGCCTGGCTGCCGTTTTATCGGCATATTTTTACCAGCCTTAGCTTTGAGCAATACTTTGGTGACAACGTCACGCTCTTCGACAGCGATAGCGGATACCGAAACCCCGTCGCGGTGACGATGGGCATCAACTACACGCCGGTGCCGCTGATTACGCTCACGGCCCAGCATAAGCAGGGTGAAAGCGGGATCGCGCAGGACAATCTGGGGCTTAAGCTGAATTATCGCTTCGGAGTGCCGTTGCAGAAGCAGCTCTCGGCGGACGAAGTGGCCACCACCAGTTCGCTGCGCGGCAGCCGCTACGATAGCGTTGAGAGGGACTCTGTCCCGGTGATGCAGTTCCGCCAGCGCAAAACGCTGTCGGTATTCCTGGCGACGCCGCCCTGGCAGCTACAGCCGGGAGAAACGGTTTTGCTTAAGCTGCAGGTGAAAGCGACGCACGGCATCCGGCGGCTGGTATGGCAGGGTGATACTCAGGCGCTTAGCCTGACGCCACCGGCCCAGCCGCTCAGCGCCGACGGCTGGAGCATTATTTTACCTGCGTGGCAGGACGGCGCCGAAAATAATTACCACCTGTCGGTCACCGTGGAAGATGCAAAAGGGCAGAAGGTCACTTCGAATGAGATTGTGCTCAAGCCCGCGGCTCCGCTACTGATCACCCCTGAAAGCGATCCGCGCTACTCCCTGTTACCGGAGGAGTAG
- a CDS encoding chemotaxis protein, which yields MVRSLRTRLLLVTAICLVSALCLNTFINYTVTSRDNQRAITDTLTSTSLSHSVAIGDWVSGKMAIVSSLESAALSEDPIPVFTQQAKAGGFTNIYVGYANKTAKFSDPTGVPADFDPTGRPWYQQVVKDDAPVVTAPYVDAGTGKLVVTFAVPIKQNGNLKAVVAGDVAMDSVIANVRSIHPTPDSSGLLINSDGTLIAGQDPALTLKAFSDAVQQADFRQLLGDTHRTTGTMNEQRKQLMATPIAGTHWYLVVALDEHDATSGMRALVKASAIALLVLVLISGAVVHLLISKVMSRLGMIRDGMRAISNGTNDLSQRLPETGHDEVTEIAHAFNAFSDKLGVVMTQLRDSSASVKVAANEIAAGNQDLSARTEQAASSLRETASAVEQITASVANSTASAAQANTQAHSASEAAGRGGAVVSKVITTMQAIEQASGKIGDITGVIDSIAFQTNILALNAAVEAARAGEQGRGFAVVAGEVRNLASRSAQAAKEIKSLIDSTTASVADGSLYVRQAGEAMDKIEQSVGSVLAIMREITLSTDEQMKGIQEINHAVNHLDSMVQQNAELVVESAAAAGALQSQAGDLAETAGHFRI from the coding sequence ATGGTTAGATCTCTTCGTACACGTCTTCTTTTAGTCACGGCAATTTGCCTGGTCTCCGCGTTATGTCTCAACACCTTCATTAATTACACCGTCACCAGCCGCGATAACCAGCGTGCCATAACTGACACCTTGACCAGCACCAGCCTGAGCCATTCCGTCGCGATCGGCGACTGGGTCAGCGGTAAAATGGCCATCGTGAGTTCTCTGGAAAGCGCTGCGCTGAGCGAAGATCCCATCCCGGTCTTCACCCAACAGGCAAAAGCCGGGGGCTTCACCAATATCTATGTAGGCTACGCGAATAAAACCGCAAAATTCTCAGACCCAACGGGGGTACCCGCCGATTTCGACCCGACCGGGCGCCCGTGGTACCAGCAGGTGGTGAAAGACGATGCCCCCGTCGTGACCGCCCCTTACGTGGATGCCGGTACCGGTAAACTGGTGGTAACGTTTGCCGTGCCCATTAAGCAAAATGGCAACCTTAAAGCTGTCGTCGCGGGGGATGTCGCGATGGACAGCGTGATTGCTAACGTACGCAGCATTCACCCCACGCCAGACAGCAGCGGGCTGCTTATCAATAGTGATGGAACGTTGATTGCCGGCCAGGATCCCGCCCTGACGCTGAAGGCCTTTTCTGATGCCGTTCAACAGGCTGATTTCAGGCAACTGCTGGGCGACACCCATCGCACCACAGGCACAATGAATGAGCAACGCAAGCAGCTAATGGCCACGCCGATTGCCGGGACTCATTGGTATCTGGTGGTGGCCCTCGACGAGCATGATGCCACTTCGGGGATGCGTGCCTTAGTGAAAGCTTCCGCCATCGCCCTGCTGGTGCTCGTCCTTATCTCTGGCGCAGTTGTGCACCTGCTTATTAGCAAGGTGATGAGCCGCCTCGGTATGATTCGTGACGGGATGCGCGCCATCAGCAACGGCACGAACGACCTGTCACAGCGGTTACCGGAAACCGGCCACGATGAAGTGACGGAAATAGCCCACGCCTTTAACGCCTTCAGCGATAAGCTGGGCGTGGTCATGACCCAGCTCAGGGATTCAAGCGCCTCGGTGAAGGTGGCCGCCAACGAAATTGCCGCCGGTAATCAGGATCTTTCTGCCCGCACCGAGCAGGCAGCCTCCAGCCTGCGGGAAACCGCCAGCGCCGTGGAGCAGATCACCGCCTCCGTCGCGAACTCTACGGCATCAGCCGCTCAGGCCAATACGCAGGCCCACAGCGCCAGTGAAGCCGCCGGGCGCGGGGGTGCAGTCGTCTCAAAAGTGATAACCACCATGCAGGCCATTGAACAGGCCTCGGGCAAAATCGGGGACATCACCGGCGTCATTGACAGCATCGCTTTCCAGACCAATATCCTGGCGCTAAATGCCGCCGTTGAGGCCGCTCGCGCCGGTGAACAAGGCCGGGGATTTGCCGTGGTGGCCGGCGAAGTACGGAACCTCGCCAGCCGTAGCGCGCAGGCGGCGAAGGAGATCAAAAGCCTGATCGACTCTACTACCGCAAGCGTTGCCGATGGCTCGCTTTATGTGCGCCAGGCCGGTGAAGCGATGGACAAAATAGAACAAAGCGTCGGAAGCGTGCTGGCGATCATGCGCGAGATAACCCTCTCAACCGACGAACAGATGAAAGGGATTCAGGAGATTAACCACGCGGTCAACCATCTGGACAGTATGGTGCAGCAGAATGCTGAGCTGGTGGTGGAATCCGCGGCGGCGGCGGGCGCGCTGCAAAGTCAGGCCGGAGACTTAGCGGAAACCGCGGGGCATTTCCGTATTTAA
- a CDS encoding transporter: MLTRDFLMKADCKTAFGAIEESLLWSPEQRSASLAATLACRPDQSPVWLFGYGSLMWNPAFEFEESAPGMLVGWHRAFCLRLTAGRGTACRPGRMLALKEGGRTTGLAYRLPEAGLEDELTLVWKREMITGCYLPTWCKLALDDGRTVNALVFIMDPRHPLYEADTRAETIAPLIASASGPLGTNAQYLFSLEQEMKKHGMKDDRMSELANQVRAWLSGHEDEGGLQPGFA, from the coding sequence GTGTTAACGCGTGATTTCTTAATGAAAGCGGATTGTAAGACGGCTTTTGGTGCCATTGAGGAATCGTTATTGTGGTCCCCTGAGCAGCGCTCGGCGTCTCTTGCCGCGACGCTCGCTTGTCGCCCAGACCAAAGTCCGGTATGGCTTTTTGGTTACGGTTCATTGATGTGGAACCCGGCTTTTGAATTTGAAGAGTCAGCCCCCGGCATGCTGGTGGGCTGGCATCGTGCATTTTGCCTGCGGCTGACGGCGGGGCGTGGAACTGCCTGCCGTCCCGGACGCATGCTCGCGCTGAAAGAGGGCGGCAGAACAACCGGGCTTGCTTACCGGTTACCGGAGGCGGGGCTTGAAGACGAGCTGACGCTGGTCTGGAAGCGGGAGATGATTACCGGCTGTTATCTTCCCACCTGGTGCAAACTCGCGCTGGATGACGGGCGGACGGTCAATGCGCTGGTGTTCATTATGGACCCGCGTCATCCGCTTTATGAGGCGGACACCCGGGCAGAAACCATCGCGCCGCTGATTGCTTCCGCCAGTGGGCCTCTGGGCACCAATGCGCAGTATCTTTTTTCTCTCGAGCAGGAGATGAAAAAGCACGGGATGAAGGATGACCGTATGTCCGAACTGGCAAACCAGGTCCGCGCCTGGCTGAGCGGGCATGAGGATGAAGGCGGGCTGCAGCCCGGTTTTGCCTGA
- a CDS encoding calcium/sodium:proton antiporter, giving the protein MTKTQHEAVKTRHKESSLIFPVLALAVLAMWGSSQSLPVVVGINILALVAILSSAFSVVRHADVLAHRLGEPYGSLILSLSVVILEVSLISALMATGDAAPTLMRDTLYSIIMIVTGGLVGFSLLMGGRKFATQYMNLFGIKQYLIALFPLAVIVLVFPMALPGGNFSLGQSLLVALISAAMYGVFLLIQTKTHQSLFVYEHEDEGDSDDPHHGKPSAHSSTWHTAWLIVHLIAVIAVTKMNANPLEHLLDAMDAPAQFTGFLVALLILSPEGLGALKAVLSNQVQRAMNLFFGSVLATISLTVPAVTLIAWFTGNDLIFALGMPQMVVMMAALVLCQISFSTGRTNVLNGTAHLALFAAYLMTIFA; this is encoded by the coding sequence ATGACAAAAACACAACATGAGGCGGTAAAAACCCGCCACAAGGAGAGTTCTCTCATTTTCCCGGTACTGGCACTGGCGGTACTGGCAATGTGGGGGTCAAGCCAGTCCCTGCCGGTGGTTGTCGGCATCAATATTTTGGCGCTGGTCGCCATTCTCAGCAGTGCTTTTAGCGTTGTACGTCACGCGGACGTGCTGGCGCACCGTCTGGGTGAACCCTACGGCTCGCTGATCCTGAGCCTGTCGGTCGTTATTCTTGAAGTTAGTCTGATTTCCGCGCTGATGGCCACCGGGGATGCCGCCCCGACGCTGATGCGCGACACGCTCTATTCCATCATTATGATTGTGACCGGCGGCCTTGTAGGCTTCTCCCTGTTGATGGGCGGTCGCAAATTTGCCACACAGTATATGAACCTGTTTGGCATTAAACAGTATCTGATCGCCCTCTTCCCGCTGGCGGTGATCGTGCTGGTGTTCCCGATGGCGCTGCCGGGCGGCAATTTCTCGCTGGGTCAGTCCCTCCTTGTCGCGCTGATTTCGGCCGCCATGTACGGCGTGTTCCTGCTTATTCAGACGAAAACGCACCAGAGTCTGTTTGTTTACGAGCATGAAGATGAAGGCGACAGCGATGACCCGCACCACGGCAAGCCGTCCGCACACAGCTCCACATGGCATACGGCCTGGCTTATCGTCCACCTGATTGCGGTTATCGCCGTCACCAAGATGAACGCCAACCCGCTGGAGCATCTTCTGGACGCGATGGATGCACCGGCCCAGTTCACCGGCTTCCTGGTTGCTCTGCTGATTCTGTCTCCGGAAGGTTTGGGCGCGCTAAAAGCGGTGCTGAGCAACCAGGTTCAGCGCGCAATGAACCTGTTCTTCGGTTCCGTGCTGGCCACCATTTCCCTGACCGTACCGGCGGTAACGCTGATTGCCTGGTTCACCGGCAACGACCTGATTTTCGCCCTCGGCATGCCGCAAATGGTGGTGATGATGGCGGCGCTGGTGCTGTGTCAGATTTCGTTCTCAACGGGCCGCACCAACGTGCTGAACGGCACCGCACACCTGGCGCTGTTTGCGGCCTACCTGATGACAATCTTTGCCTAA
- a CDS encoding 2-dehydro-3-deoxyphosphooctonate aldolase (catalyzes the formation of 2-dehydro-3-deoxy-D-octonate 8-phosphate from phosphoenolpyruvate and D-arabinose 5-phosphate in LPS biosynthesis) — MKQKVVNIGDIKVANDLPFVLFGGMNVLESRDLAMRICEHYVTVTQKLGIPYVFKASFDKANRSSIHSYRGPGLEEGMKIFQELKQTFGVKIITDVHESHQAQPVADVVDVIQLPAFLARQTDLVEAMAKTGAVINVKKPQFVSPGQMGNIVDKFAEGGNDKIILCDRGTQFGYDNLVVDMLGFSVMKQVSNGAPVIFDVTHALQCRDPFGAASSGRRAQVTELARAGMATGLAGLFIEAHPDPDNARCDGPSALPLAKLEAFLTQIKAIDDLVKNFEPLDTSN, encoded by the coding sequence ATGAAACAAAAAGTGGTTAACATTGGCGATATCAAGGTCGCAAACGACCTGCCATTTGTGCTATTTGGCGGCATGAACGTGCTGGAATCCCGCGACCTGGCGATGCGCATCTGCGAACACTACGTTACCGTGACCCAAAAACTGGGTATTCCGTACGTGTTCAAAGCCTCTTTTGATAAAGCCAACCGTTCATCCATTCACTCTTACCGCGGCCCAGGCCTGGAAGAGGGCATGAAGATTTTCCAGGAGCTGAAGCAGACCTTCGGCGTGAAAATCATCACCGACGTGCATGAGTCTCACCAGGCTCAGCCTGTGGCTGACGTGGTTGACGTGATTCAGCTGCCGGCATTCCTGGCTCGTCAGACTGACCTGGTTGAAGCGATGGCCAAAACCGGTGCCGTCATCAACGTGAAGAAACCACAGTTCGTTAGCCCGGGCCAAATGGGCAACATCGTGGATAAATTCGCCGAAGGCGGTAACGACAAAATCATTCTTTGCGATCGCGGCACGCAGTTCGGCTACGACAACCTGGTTGTCGACATGCTGGGCTTTAGCGTCATGAAGCAGGTCTCTAACGGCGCGCCGGTGATTTTCGATGTTACCCACGCTCTGCAATGCCGTGACCCGTTTGGCGCGGCGTCAAGCGGCCGTCGCGCTCAGGTGACCGAACTGGCTCGTGCCGGGATGGCCACTGGCCTCGCCGGTCTGTTCATTGAAGCGCACCCGGATCCGGACAACGCGCGCTGCGACGGCCCATCCGCGCTGCCGCTGGCGAAGCTGGAAGCTTTCCTGACCCAGATTAAAGCCATTGACGATCTGGTGAAGAACTTCGAGCCGCTGGACACCAGTAACTAA
- a CDS encoding siroheme synthase has product MATYFSLKYLHIFTVVISISLFVLRYWWQYRGSVMSGRRWVRIVPHVNDTLLLISGFALVMVTHFYPFTPQGTWLTEKLFGVIIYIALGFIALGKRPRSQQVRWFAFLLGLVVLYIIIKLATTKIPILG; this is encoded by the coding sequence TTGGCGACTTATTTCTCACTTAAATATCTGCATATTTTCACCGTCGTTATTTCAATCAGCCTGTTTGTTTTACGCTACTGGTGGCAATATCGCGGGTCTGTGATGTCCGGCAGGCGCTGGGTGCGCATCGTGCCGCACGTTAATGATACGCTGTTATTGATCAGCGGCTTTGCGCTGGTCATGGTTACGCATTTCTATCCTTTTACGCCGCAGGGAACGTGGCTGACTGAAAAGCTGTTTGGCGTTATCATCTACATCGCTTTAGGTTTTATCGCGCTGGGTAAACGCCCGCGCAGCCAGCAGGTTCGTTGGTTTGCTTTTCTGCTGGGGCTGGTGGTGCTCTACATCATCATAAAACTCGCCACCACTAAAATACCGATATTGGGGTAA
- a CDS encoding SAM-dependent methyltransferase (HemK; PrmC; transfers a methyl group from S-adenosylmethionine to amide nitrogen of specific glutamine residues in protein chain release factors PrfA and PrfB), producing the protein MEFQLWLRQAVQRLAQSESPKRDAEILLGFVTGKSRTFILAFGETTLTPGQQAELDALLARRERGEPVAHLVGVREFWSLPLRVSPVTLIPRPDTECLVEHALTKLPDAPCAILDLGTGTGAIALALASERPDCDVTALDVVPEAVALAKMNADNLGITNVRVLQSHWFNALDTERFTLIVSNPPYIDEADPHLSEGDVRFEPKSALVAENHGLADLETLVNDSRRFLEPGGWLVLEHGWTQGESVQRLLRDAGFIEVATYKDYGDNDRLTSGRYL; encoded by the coding sequence ATGGAGTTTCAGCTATGGCTTCGCCAGGCCGTGCAACGCCTGGCGCAAAGCGAAAGCCCAAAGCGGGATGCGGAGATTTTACTTGGGTTTGTCACCGGCAAATCCCGCACTTTTATCCTCGCGTTTGGCGAAACCACGCTGACGCCAGGCCAGCAAGCCGAACTTGATGCTCTGCTGGCGAGGCGGGAGCGCGGCGAGCCGGTAGCGCACCTGGTTGGGGTGCGCGAGTTCTGGTCGCTGCCGCTGCGCGTTTCTCCGGTGACGCTGATTCCTCGCCCCGATACCGAATGCCTGGTCGAACATGCGTTAACAAAGCTGCCGGATGCCCCGTGCGCAATTTTAGATCTTGGCACCGGGACCGGCGCTATTGCTCTGGCGTTGGCCAGCGAACGCCCTGACTGCGATGTCACCGCGCTGGACGTGGTGCCTGAAGCGGTGGCGCTGGCGAAAATGAATGCGGATAACCTTGGCATAACCAACGTCAGGGTACTGCAAAGTCACTGGTTTAACGCCCTCGATACCGAGCGTTTTACGCTGATTGTCAGTAATCCACCGTATATCGACGAAGCAGACCCGCACCTCAGCGAAGGTGACGTCCGCTTTGAGCCGAAAAGCGCGCTGGTGGCGGAGAATCATGGCCTGGCCGATTTAGAAACGTTGGTTAACGATTCACGCCGTTTTCTTGAACCCGGCGGTTGGCTGGTGCTGGAACACGGCTGGACGCAGGGCGAAAGCGTACAGCGTTTGCTGCGGGATGCCGGTTTTATTGAGGTTGCAACCTACAAAGATTATGGCGATAACGATCGCCTGACGTCAGGACGCTATCTTTGA
- the prfA gene encoding peptide chain release factor 1 (recognizes the termination signals UAG and UAA during protein translation a specificity which is dependent on amino acid residues residing in loops of the L-shaped tRNA-like molecule of RF1; this protein is similar to release factor 2), producing MKPSIVAKLEALQERHEEVQALLGDASTIADQDRFRALSREYAQLSDVSRCFLQWRQVQEDIETAESMLSDPEMREMAQEELAEAKTSGEELEQQLQVLLLPKDPDDERNAFVEVRAGTGGDEAALFAGDLFRMYSRYAESRRWRVEIISANEGEHGGFKEVIAKISGDGVYGRLKFESGGHRVQRVPATESQGRIHTSACTVAVMPEIPEAELPDINPADLRIDTFRSSGAGGQHVNTTDSAIRITHLPTGIVVECQDERSQHKNKAKALSVLGARIRAAEVAKRQQEEASTRRNLLGSGDRSDRNRTYNFPQGRVTDHRINLTLYRLDEVMEGKIDALIEPIVQEFQADQLAALSEQD from the coding sequence ATGAAGCCTTCTATTGTTGCCAAACTGGAAGCCTTGCAGGAGCGCCATGAAGAAGTTCAGGCCCTGCTTGGCGATGCCTCGACCATTGCCGATCAGGACCGCTTTCGCGCCCTGTCTCGTGAATATGCCCAGTTAAGCGATGTATCGCGCTGTTTCCTGCAATGGCGCCAGGTACAGGAAGACATTGAAACCGCAGAAAGCATGCTCAGCGACCCGGAAATGCGCGAAATGGCGCAGGAAGAGCTGGCCGAAGCTAAAACCAGTGGCGAAGAGCTGGAGCAGCAGCTCCAGGTGCTGCTGTTGCCAAAAGATCCCGACGATGAGCGCAATGCGTTTGTCGAAGTTCGCGCCGGTACGGGCGGGGACGAAGCCGCGCTGTTTGCCGGCGATCTGTTCCGCATGTACAGCCGCTATGCCGAATCCCGCCGCTGGCGCGTTGAGATTATCAGCGCGAACGAAGGCGAGCACGGCGGTTTCAAAGAAGTGATCGCTAAAATCAGCGGTGACGGCGTCTATGGCCGCCTGAAGTTTGAATCTGGCGGCCACCGCGTACAGCGCGTCCCGGCCACGGAATCTCAGGGGCGTATTCATACCTCCGCCTGTACCGTGGCGGTGATGCCGGAAATCCCGGAAGCAGAACTGCCGGACATTAACCCGGCGGATCTGCGCATCGATACCTTCCGTTCTTCAGGCGCCGGCGGCCAGCACGTCAACACCACCGACTCCGCAATCCGTATTACCCATTTGCCAACCGGGATTGTGGTGGAGTGCCAGGACGAACGCTCCCAGCATAAAAACAAAGCCAAAGCGCTTTCCGTGCTGGGGGCGCGTATTCGCGCTGCCGAAGTAGCAAAGCGCCAGCAGGAAGAGGCATCCACCCGCCGCAACCTGCTGGGCTCCGGCGACCGTTCTGACCGCAACCGTACCTACAACTTCCCGCAGGGGCGCGTGACCGATCACCGCATTAACCTGACGCTTTATCGTCTGGATGAAGTGATGGAAGGGAAAATCGATGCCCTGATTGAGCCGATTGTGCAGGAGTTCCAGGCCGATCAGCTCGCGGCGCTGTCCGAGCAGGATTAA